The genome window CACCGGCAGCCAGCCGATCGTGTTCCGGGTCAACATGGAAGCCGGCCACGGCGGCAAGTCCGGGCGCTTCCGCCGCTACCGCGAAATGGCCGAGTCCTATGCGTTCATGCTGGACCAGCTGGGCGTGGAGTCACCGGTCAAGTGAGTGCGGTGCGCGTCGGCTGGCCTGCAGGCCGGCCGATGTGCAGGTGGGCAGGCTGGCGTGAAGCCTGCTTGTCCCAATCGTCGGATGGCGGATGGCGGATGGCGGATGGCCTGTGGCTTCACGCGTCGCGGCTGAAGCCGCTCCCACAGTGAGCATTGCGGCCGGGTCGGTGCTGAAGGTGCGATGGCCCGATGCGCCATGACATGCGGCAGCGCGGACGGTTTGGCGACGCCTTGCGGGAGGGACTTCAGTCCCGACCGCGCGGAGGTCGGATAAGCCGGAGGCTTCGATCGTCGCGGCTGAAGCCGCTCCTACAGCGGGCGGAACGCTCGATCACCGCGCGAGAGCAGGCAGTCGCGCTGGTGGCCTGGTCACTCCTTGTGGGAGGGACTTCAGTCCCGACTGCGCGGAGGTCGGATAAGCCGGAGGCTTCGATCGTCGCGGCTGAAGCCGTTCCTCTCATGGGTGGGTTGCATGTGTGCTATGCGAGGGCCGGCAGCGGCGCTGTTGGTCTGGCAGCTCGCTGTGGGAGGGACTTCAGTCCCGACTGCAGTGAACTCAGACGCACCAATGGCTTCGCGTGTCGCCGCCGCCGCCGCGGCGGCAGGCGCCCGGCGGCGCGGCAGTGGGCGGGTCGACGCCAGTGCGCGCCAACGCGGGCTTATGATGGCGCGATGCGCACGCACTCCCGTTTCCGCTGGGCCTGGTGGCTGCTGGCTTACGCCAGCCTGGCGACCGGCATCGTCGGCATCTTCGTGCCGGGGCTGCCGACCACGGTGTTCGTGCTGATCGCCGCCTACGCCGCCGCGCGCGGTTCGCCGCGGCTGCGCCGGCGCTTGCTGCGCGATCCGCGCTTCGGCCGCAGCATCCGCGACTGGGAAGCGCATGGCGCGGTCAGCCGGCGCGGCAAGTGGATGGCGACGCTGACCATGGCCGCGTGCGCGCTGGTGCTGCTGCTGTTCGTGCATCGGTTGTGGGTGCAGGTGCTGGCGATCGGCTGCATGAGCGCGGTGGCGCTATGGCTGTGGTGGCGCCCGGAACCGCCGCGCCGATGAGCGCGCGCGACGCTGCGATGGCGGCACAGCCGGTTCATGCCGGTGTGGCTATACTCGGCGCATGAGCACATCGTCCTCTTCTCCGATCCGTCTCGTTCTTTCCGCCGCTGTGCTGCTGGCCCTGGCCGGCTGCGGCAACAAGGGACCGCTGGTGATGCCGCAGAAGCCGGTCCCGGTGGAGGCCACCCCGGCGCCCGCGCCCGACGCGACCCCGCCGGCGACCACCGATCCCGCCGGGCAGGCGCAGCCGGTGGATGGCCAGCGTCCGCCGGCCAACGACACCACCGTGCCCACCGATGGGAATGAGTGAGGCCCGCCACGCCGCGCGCTTGCGTTTCAGCAAGATGCAGGGCGCGGGCAACGATTTCGTGGTGCTCGACCTGCGCGACGGCACCCCGCCGCCGGACGCCGCCCTGGCGATGCGCCTGGCCGACCGCCACTTCGGCGTCGGCTGCGACCAGATC of Xanthomonas sacchari contains these proteins:
- a CDS encoding YbaN family protein, with product MRTHSRFRWAWWLLAYASLATGIVGIFVPGLPTTVFVLIAAYAAARGSPRLRRRLLRDPRFGRSIRDWEAHGAVSRRGKWMATLTMAACALVLLLFVHRLWVQVLAIGCMSAVALWLWWRPEPPRR
- the lptM gene encoding LPS translocon maturation chaperone LptM, with translation MSTSSSSPIRLVLSAAVLLALAGCGNKGPLVMPQKPVPVEATPAPAPDATPPATTDPAGQAQPVDGQRPPANDTTVPTDGNE